A genomic stretch from Haloferax sp. Atlit-12N includes:
- a CDS encoding DUF6516 family protein — MASLADDDLDGVSRGEKYPDGTVVRVFCMRTSDDAYPSGWAYKLHYGAIQPDSERTLKDGTIRRYDNSHEDTKGHELHVAPNPDPEIIEFPGIVELWERFWSEIPKSEFELK, encoded by the coding sequence ATGGCCTCGCTGGCCGACGACGACCTTGATGGTGTGAGCAGAGGGGAGAAATACCCCGACGGAACTGTGGTTCGAGTGTTCTGCATGCGAACCTCAGATGATGCGTACCCATCTGGGTGGGCCTACAAGCTCCACTACGGTGCGATACAACCAGACTCTGAACGCACTCTCAAGGATGGAACGATCCGTCGGTACGATAACTCACACGAAGACACAAAAGGCCACGAACTCCACGTCGCGCCGAACCCTGACCCAGAGATCATTGAGTTCCCCGGAATCGTCGAACTCTGGGAGCGGTTCTGGAGCGAGATACCGAAATCGGAGTTCGAACTTAAGTGA